The following DNA comes from Excalfactoria chinensis isolate bCotChi1 chromosome 5, bCotChi1.hap2, whole genome shotgun sequence.
GAGGGTTTGAAACCCTACCTGGTATTTTCCACCACATCTCTTCTCAGCTGTTGCAGATATTCTCGGCGCCTGCTAGGGAGGTCCAGATCCCTGTGACTTGCATCCAGGGTCTGCAACAGACTCAGATGCTTCTGAGGACTCAAACTTCGGCTCCTGTGGTATCTCTGcagccttttttctctctccttccttagGGTCTCAATAGTCCTCATGTGTCTGTCAGGGAAGCACAAGTAAAGTGACAAAATGCACCTTGCAAAGCTACATTTTCTGAGGTTGTTTTTTAGCCTTTAAAATTTTAAGTCTTAAATATTAGGTAGCTTTGTAGTATGAAAAATCAAAGAatgtaataaaatgtatttcccCTGCAAACACCCTTTTCAGTCACGCACTGACAGGTAAAgaattttaattataaaattctgctgcttttgaaagGGAAAACTGAGGAAGGAGATGAACACAGCTCCTCCTAACCATTCTAGTTACAGCAACTTCCCAAACAGTTGGATTATCCACCTACTAGAATTTAGggtagttttttttcctaattaattTGGAATGGCATCACTGtagggttgttttcttttttttccccaatagtCCTATGGCAGCATTTATTCAGAGAAGTATGAAATTCTTAATCAAGATGCACGGATTATTTTTATGCCACAGCAAATTATTGAAATAAATACACTGTCATGGTCACCAGGCAACACTTGATCACTTTCATAGTGACCAGAAGTTGTAAGAGTGAGGTGACACCAAATCTGAATTACAGTAAATCCTACTGTTACCCACATTTCCTTAAATAACCCCAAAATTTTCTcctaaattattatttaactaTATAACTGTAATGTTTTCACATACTGTTCATTCAGCATGACTAAGCGATTAAGTGCTCTTTATGTACACTGTATGAAGCTGTATGTGAAGTCTATTCAAAATACTTAATACAGAACAACTTCAAGGAATTTACCTCTCATAGAGCTGCTGCTTTACTGGAACCGCCATCAGGTCGTCTGCAGTTCCGCTCTGCAGAACCCTCAGCAGCGCGTCCGTTTCACCGATGCCATAGTTCAGCTTTGCCTCAGTCAGTTCCACAGTAAGGGGATGCTGGTGCAGATCCAGGTGTATGCCAGACATGATCTGAGCACGCTCTCTCTGAAGTCTCTCaatctctctgcttctgctgccccAAAGCTGGGATTTCCCTTCAATTTCTACTGTTTGTTGGCTTCCAGGCTTGCTTTCTGCCTGGCTGTGCAGATCAGTTGCACTGCCACTCAAGCTGAGTGATGAAGGTGGAGGACTGCCCTTAACACCACACCAGTTGCTAAACTTGTTGTGTATGGGTAAGTCACGAAGACTGTAGCTCCGCGGCCTGTAAGGCTTCACTGAAGTAGTACTTTTCTTCAGAGGAATTTCAGTGTCGCATTCAGTTTCAGTGATAGAATTTGTGTTGTCATTTTGTAAGGAAATCTGCGCATCACTCACATCAGACAGAAGAGAgcaactgttttcatttttccacagATCATGAAATTGTAGAGAAGCTGCTCCTGCCAGAGGTTCTGAGGACTGGTTAACATTTGCCTGACTTGAACAAGTGGCACTATGTTTTGGATTAAAAAGTAAGTCAGAATCTGGTGGTGAGTGGTTGTGAGTCAGAGCAGTATCAGAATTCCCAACATAATTCTCATGTCCGATTCCCCCAAGCACAGATCTTCCTCTCCCTGTGACATACATACAATGAAGTGAATGTGCCAACGGACTGGGGTCTCTAACATCATCTGTTAAAAACTCTGTGCGGCCAGAGACCTCTAATGTGCTGCTGGAGTGGTACAGTCGTTTTGCACAAATTGTAGTGTGTGTGCCAACAGTGAGCCTGTGCTGTTGTTCCACAGCTTTTGAATCATCATTTCCTAAAAGCTTTTTGGCTGCTTTTTTATCTAAGAAACTTCCAGGTGCATTTCTTGTGCCCCTGCTGTCTCTAGTAACGCTGCATTCGCTGTCTGTTTCAGTCTGTGAAAAACTGTCCACGTGAGGTTCCATGCCAGAGTGTGGACCtgatctttgctttctctgactGTGAAGGGGGTTTGAAGCATCACTGGAATACCCCAAGGGTTCCTTAATAGGGCAAAAAGGCTTACTAAAGGCATTCTGGCTTTTGGGACTAGCACTAAGAGTAAGAATAGGGGAAGAGGCCCTATCCACCAACAGAGTGTTTTTGTAAcgaagttttctttctgctggaaCCTCTAGCTCATTGACACTTCTTTTATCCTGAGCATAAGATGATGGAGATTGAAAAGTGCTAATAGTAGGGCTGCTAACTACAGTGCATGAAGAATCATCTTGCCCTGAACTCACTGAAGAGGATGTGATGGATGAAACTCTGGCACTAGCAGGGGCAATATGCTGCTGTGCATTTAACGTTGGTTTTTGAAAGTCTAAGGTGGAGGTTCTGTGTAAGAGAGGCAGGCACATAAAGGAATCTTCCAAAATGCTGTCAAGGCTGTCATGGAAGTCAGTGTTGCCCAGATTTCTCATCTCAGCTCCTTCTTGTGGTCTTTCTTCCAGAGAGaatgttttctccttccttttggGTACCTTATCTGCTGTATCTGCACTGAAATCACAGTTTACTGCTTTAGCTGGCCTCAATTCATTTTCCGATTTTGTCtgcacttgtttttcttcatttttgctttgagaTTCTTCCAAAATCTCAGTTTGAGTGCCTATATCTGCTGTAGTCTGAGTGCAGCTATCTGATCTAGTACCAGTAGCTTTTGCACcctcttcagttcttctttgGTAGATTTTGATACTCTGTTCGTTATCTATAATATTTTGTTGGGAGAGGTTTCCCAGCAGCTCCGAAGTGTTCTGAATAAGCTGTGACAGATGCATGGACAGATTCTGCATGCTTGTCCAGGAAGAATGTTGCTGAAATAGATCCCTGTTCGTTTCCAGCCTTCTTGCAGAAACATCTGTGTAGCTCCTCTGATGTCTTCTCTGCCTTTTATACCTTGCGGTAGCcactgtttgtgttccctgctcaCAGGTAATCCCCGGTGATTTTTTGGAAGACCTTTCCAACTCAGATGGGTATAACAATACAATTTCATCAACCTGCACTGAAGAGTTACCAGGATGTGCAGAAGGATTCTTATGTTTAGCAGCTTCATTTTCTGGATTAGTTTCCAGTGTTTCAATGGACGCATTGCTGTACCGCTTGTTACTGTCACTTGAGTATGTGGATTCagagcctggtctggtattgTCCCATCCTTGAAGACCTTCAATGCTGCTTAAAGTGCTTGATAAAACTTTTGCTGTAGCATATGTACTGAGATGAGAGTGAAAAGGAGAATTTTGAGAATTCAATCCATTGTCCACACTAGAACATCTAGTAACTTTACGATTATCCAGGTTTAAAGGCATTTGATGGCAAGAGACATCACTTGCACTTCCAAAAACATACTGCTTCCAGCCAATCTTGCATGATTCTTCTTGCTGCCATGGATGAATATATGGGTTGATATCACTTGAACTAAAATGCATTGCATCTTTGCTGTCTTGCAAAAATAACTCAGTTCCTGGCTGGTACCCAGCTTCTTCAACTCTTCCTTCACTACACTGAGCTACAGAACTGCTCTTTGAAtggatattttctttcacacCCACTGAACTGTGAGATGTGGGCAGTACAGATGATGGAGAATGAACAGCACTGTCTTTTAAGGACTGGTTGCCTTGTATTCTTGCTGCATAATTTTGTAAATTTTTTGGGTCACAGTTTGCAATCTTCTTCGTTTGTGTCATTCTTTGCTGGAATCTGGGTTTCGATTTAACCTGCAGAATGTTCTTTGATTCTTGCTTTGAAAGTCTTTCAATTACATGAAGATCATCTTCTGTTGGTGATGGAGGCTCCACGCTCATATTTAAATCCTGTAGTGATCTAGATGCGGAATATAACAAGGAATCTGCCAGAGATGAAGCTTTGAAAGTATCATCTAAATCAGAAAGCACAGCTAAGGCTGGGGCTGATAGTCTATGACTTTGTAGATAAggtctgtgttcagttttacaGTTCTTTGTACTATGCGTCATAGAACATGGCCTTCTGCTCCTGAATTCCACCAGTTTGGATTCTTGGGAAGGCAAACCATGGTTTGTTGGTAAAAATTTTAAGGGGGTGCTTTCATTattcattaaagaaaatttcagtctttctgaTCCCATTATATCATCTGTTCTTGTTGAAAAACAGTCAGCTTGAATATTGGAACctgtattatttttgtaatgtaaAATCTCTTTTCTATCACCTGTGTTTGTTCTACCTGCATCATCATCACCCATAGGCACATATTGACAATTGCCTTGCAGATCCGCAGAACGTTTTTCAAGACCTAAAGCACTGTGATACAGTTGTCCAGGATCAGTACTTGCGCTGTTTGTGGGACATGCTGGACCAAATGAATCATAGGTGTGTTCAGGATCCACATTAACATCTCCTGAATACAGCTGTTCCAACACCTCTGGGACTGCTAATTCATTTGTCAAAATTGAAGACACTTTGGTTTGCTGTTCAAGATGTTCTTTATCTactgtttttccttgctttttctttactgcAAGATGTTCAGTCTCAGTACTTGAATGCAGTTCTTCCTCGTTCCTGTTAagcatttttctcatttgtccCTCTTTAACCAGAACCGACCTTCCAGTATCCCAAAGAGGTATTGATGACAATACCAGAGATTCACTATCATCTGGCACTTTCTCCGCATGTTGTGTGCAagctttctgtgctgaaacTTTACTCCAGTGGTGTTGATCAAATTCAGTATCATTGTCAACTTGCTGACAGTTACTTCCATAAACAGGTTCCACATCTACAGCAGAATTCTCATATGAAGCAGAGTTTGTGTCTGATACTGGGTaatgcttgtttgcttttgcaagagaaagtaaaataattccTGAAGCATGTACTGGCTCATCAAATACCACAGACTTATCAGACTGAGTGTCTTGCATTTGTAAAACAGCAAGCGGAGAATGTTTTAATATACTTGTGTGTGATCTGTCACACGTGCCAGTTTCACCATGGTTTATATCTGAAATTGGAGAAGATTCTGAAAATGCTCTCATGGATGGGTGGTTAACTTCTGAGAACGCTTGAGGAAAATCTTCTTTCACTGAGTGCAGATCAGCAGAACCAGACAATGCCTGCTCAGTCAAAGAGGTGTCTTGAAGTGAGACTTCAAGCTGACTAACTGTTGGAGATTTTGAGTCGTCAAGTAAACAAGTGTTGAAAACGCTTACGTTTTTGGAGCTCTGAAGCAGTATATCACTTGGGGTATTTTCTGCAAAGTAGGATGGAGCACACTTTGATTCTTTACTGCCAGCCTTTCCTAAGCTTTGAAAAACAGCCACTCCTGATTCTGGTAGAGTCACACTAAAAATGTTACTGTAGTGTTCCAAGTATTCgggcattttattttcttgagtaTCATCGCAATTCTGGAAAGAATCTCgaattattttcccttcttgatCAGTTCCCACAGCTTCTTCAGGGATTTTATCACTCTGAGCATTTGTAGCCTCTGTAACTGCAGAACTGTCATCCTCTTCATCTCCATTTTgtgaaacatcagaaaaagcacttaaaatagTTGATTCACtttcaaagtattttgtttcttcagagaGAACAGCGtcatttttacatttctctcCACTGCTGTCAATCAGATCATTTGCAAATGATCTTGGGCTATTCAGGAGACCAGCAGAATGTTCAGGAGTACAAGACTTCCTCTTGTAATCTGGAAGCCTTGCTGAAAGGATCGAAGTGTTCTCAGAAACAATAATCTCTGGATAGTCTACACAGCAATCTTTGGAAGTCTCATGTCCCTGATAATGTCTTGGTTCACCCTGGCATATCCTGACATCAGGAAACCTTGCATTGTCATTATTACTGCTTGTTAGAGTATAATGTGTGTTTaagcatttctctttgttaTCACATTGTGATGAACTTCCTGATTGAAGTTCTGTCTCAGCTGTGTTAATGTTTTGAAGTACATTTTGAGAAGTGATTTCCTGTAAAGAATGTCTTGTTTTCTCCCCCATGTCTTCccttgcttctttctctgaagaagaaagcaggctTGAATTATTGAAGAGCAGCTCGTCAGGCATTACGGTATCTCTTTCCTCTtgaccttttctttctgtggaatTAAAGCAGTCTTTCGATATTTTGTTAATCATTAAATCTACACTTTGTTCTTCATGTGAGTTAATGTCCTCAATTATATCTTCAGAAGAGTCTGATtctgaggaaaatgaatttcCTTCTGCCCCTTGCTTAAGCTCAACCATTTCAGGTTCATGACTGCCCACttcacagagcaaagaaaagctgttctcatTGACAGGTTGCCCAGATGCAGAACAATCATTTCTAAATACAAAAAGgtcttcctcctctctgtctTTTGTGGTCCTGTTTTGCAggaaagcttcatttttactttgaattttATCGGAATGAGCTTTGCTGTCTCCCTCTTTGTTGATGGTTTTAACAAGCGTACCAATGGAGGCCTCATTCTCCATTAATGTTTCATAGTACAGAAGAACAGCTTCAGTTCCAGCATTGCCATTTGATGGTTTTGTGTGACTTTTCAGAGCAGTGGGAACATCTTGAACAAGTTGGGAATTACCACTTACTTCAAGACATAAAAGGTGATTTACAGATGGACACAGGGAGTCTTTAACTGAACTTTCTTGGATGTTTTTTGTAGACCTCAGAGTTGCTGCTgaattttgctgtttgctgctaTCTCCATTATTTGTAGAAAAGCTAGTAGACACCCACTGGCTTCCTCTTAAGATTTCATTTAATCTGTTGTCATCATGACAGCTGTCTTTGCTTTCAGGGAATAATTCATTCAGGCTTTGTAGAACAATCAGTTCTACCTCCTCTCTGTTATCTAAAAACATCTGCTCCTCTGTTTTGCCCACTGCATTCAAATGTGCTTTCTCGTCAACAATTCTTGACCCTATAGCACCCTGTCCACAAATCTCAGGTCTTCTAACAACGCTTACGTTTTCTGAAGCAATATGCTCAGGATATTGTGTTGAACAACTCATATACACATGGCTGTTCTCTTTAACATGGAGACTTTTAGATTCTTCTTCAAGTCTGTATTGGTCATTACTAATGTTGTCATCAACTGAATATTCATACACATCGATATCTTCCATAGCTGTATTTCTTGTATCTGTAGAGTCCTCTGAGTCACCATCTTCATTCATTTCAAGAGGACTGTGGTATTGTGAATCATCTACTGACAGTGTATTCTCTCCTAGTCCTGAAGGTGTAAGGTATCTTTCAGGGATCTTGAACTGGTTTAAAATTTCCTCTTTGTCACCCCTGTTACAGTGCACCTGATGCAGAGCTGGAGATTCTTCAGTAAATAGAACGTTTTCATCTGTGTGTATGTCTTCTTGATTCGTAATAACCATTCCCTCTGTGTTTGTCGTGGTGACTTGTTCTTCGCACCCAGTCACTTCACACACATTAACCTTGTTTTCCTGGTCGGAGTCTTCATGGGGCAAACAATGCGGCATGTAACGTTCAGTTAAATTGCTAGaatctattttttcttcagttttttctaaaatatttccttgccTGTCTGTGGTTAGTTCCATTGTATCTATATCCTCTGtattaaacacattttctcttgttctgttCATCTGCAAAAGCCCTTCACAAGCATCAGGTAAGCCTTGAGCATTCGGAGTAAAATCTATTCTGTGGGAATGCATAGCTGAAGGCGAGCTttggagagaaacagaaagctctGGTGAATAAACACCGATTATTTCCTCACTTTCCTCTTTTTGGAAAAAGCTATCAGAGTGTACGAGTGCTTTCGACTCCTGAGTGTGTTCTACACTGGTGCCAACTACCTGTAATTCATCTTCCTCTGCCTCTTCAGGTGTGAGGTGCAGATCTGTATAAAACTCACACTGAACTTCTACAATATCAATGGTTTTTTTTGGATTCTGAGATAGATCGAGGCCTTTAAAATTCTCACCACTCCTATCTGCAGTTACACTTTGGACTTTGGTTACTGGGTAGTCAGGTACACTTTCTATCCCTATTGATTTCATTTCCActccatttttttctgggtTGTTTGTGCGATTGTTTAACTTCAACGGTGTTAACTTCTTAACTTCTTCAGCGTTTGCTTTTGTATTCTGATTAGGAACCACAGTTTCTTCTGGATCAGCTTCTGGGTTTCTTAAAAACTTGGATTCCTTATCTATACACAGACTCTCCTCTTGAGAAACAGTACCTAGTGTATCTGTGTTGTATTCAAATACTCTTCCCAATTCTGAGTTAAAGTGATCTTCAACAAGCAAAATGTCCTCTGGACAATCACTTTCAAAAAgggcttctttctcttctcttgcttCAGTTAAGaatttattctttgtttctgtttccaagaGAATGGTTGCATCAGATTCCACAGAACTGTCAGTCATCTTACACATATTGTTCTTCTCCCCTGTTGATGCTGAGGAGCATGTCGTACAAAGACAGTTGGAATGTATGACAGAACAACCTTTTGTGGCCCTGGCTTCCTCAGCATGATTAGATGTAGCATCACAATCTCCTTTCACTATTGTAACATGCTCTAATAGCATATCATAATGTTCAGTCTCAGATGCACTTTGAAAAAAATTAGCTTTTGCTGAAGTTTTGTAAAATATGCTTGAATTGGATTCTGGGAGCAAATCACCTGTGTtctcacaaacagcagcagggaaggacTCAGTGTCCTGACCATTAACATTCACTGTGAGATAACTTACTTCATTTACCAGTAGGTTCTTACATTTGGATGAAAACTCTTTCTGATCTACAACCTGAAAATTCAGCATACTGTGTTCTTtgctttcactgctttcttctcttaCGTTGTCAACACACAATGTAGAATTTTCTGACATGTGCTGGGACAGGCAACTTACAGGACCGTCTGCTAGTGAACACCCATAGGAGTAGTTGTTTGAAAAaggtttgcttttaaattcatAATGATTTAACGAAGACAAGTCTTCATCCTTTGGTTTGTGTTCATCTTTCTCTGTGAGTGAAGGCTCCTCTGACACAATCTCTGATAGGCTATCTGTGCTTGTTTCCATacagattttctctttttcacacATCTCTATTGGTGTTGCACTGTAAGCAATAACTAAAGGGTTACATTTATATGTTatcttctgtgaggaaaaatctgtgttttcagttgctgcttctgcaggtATTTGTTCATAATCTGTATCTTGCATTGCTTCCATGTTACTCTCCCTAGATCTGAGGAGACCTTGCACAACAGCTGATTTTGCTCCTTGTCCAGCCAATACCTGATGCTCATGAGTGCTTCCTGGGGAGCACTTCTTATTTGTTAAGTCATTGAGAAAAAAACTTTCATCACAACATGTTGGTGCTTCCCTTCTTGGAAAAAGCTGCACACAGTTTCCAAAATGTACTTGTTGTACTGCTGAAGCCTGTGCTGAGACTACATTATAGGCAAGTTCTGTAGAGAATCCAGCAGCAGATGCACCGACAGATGTACTGCCAGTGTCTGAATCTGTCATCTTTGATTCTATCATTGAGTTATTGCAGTCATCATCTAGGTCATCTTTATCAATAGTTCTGAGGACACTGTCTTCTAAATCTGCTTTTACACAGCTGTTTCTCTGCTCCAAAATGTGCACAggcaacacagaaacaaaaggtgGCGTTTCCAGTTTGTGATCTTTTAGTGGTTCTGGGTGAGTTTTAGGGAGAGAATCCTCCTCTTTTCTGGGTATTGGTGACAAGCATTCTGCAGTGGAGTTTTCCAAACAGCTGAACGCTTGTGTACATTCTGCGGTAGACCTGTAAGTGGatgattcatttatttgttcttgttcAGGATGATTTGTCCTTGAATGCTCATAATAATCAGGTTTtactgaaatatgaatgaaagaAGAGCTTGGTCCTACTGAACTTACAAATGTGGATGTTATGTCTTGAGATTCCAAGGAGGAAGTTTCATCTGC
Coding sequences within:
- the STARD9 gene encoding stAR-related lipid transfer protein 9 isoform X4 → MDIDTVREEYKKKLKEQEAFHRKQIQQQQLYVEDLKQQILRGQAKAERELENDQALINQQILENQQWLINESNQLAALQQQQREFAVQTESTLYAEAEVQSSLGLEISPSLLQQNKKRLVQLELLRRCSLKKAERNIRRKKVKFQLERIVKKQKLLEAKQNLEQLEANCWLSEVHVKQSHIPNENTAVHASVDHQLQKRRRSLGSSYSLHSQHSFCNLHLPQVPSCLLNGETISKLSTSSNIDQCSEGNTPGKLSSVEYCYRKLKDFCRSDDLNDEKGISFLVQMHLSEKQKVSSFGNKKGAERDSNDSAVMAHIDKNDQKMEKLGDSPGQAGCQKQTSKGSSPDHCKEKNEPETFITGTRMTKTKVLGDLNLPANSYLEQNRAQVSNKKTRMDINAKGHSSSPENVVNKMKKAVVYGNLPSAHPNQAAKNLKTEPTSVLQNQENSSVEHQEFLMVATSVGNLTKMNTQAPLSYVEKKWHSAELLSAGISKTATDVLGNWQEDEENEISDTDSTYSVDSLSCAYAKAFTEKLKQDDFHRNKCLANPEDSESDDSQMSQDSLVEKENKAKRQNKSQFQKLKAHRQPAKLYKSRSEHRVSSLVTSHAARRRLGEAERSFSLDSLGDGEEVPTEDPIEESKSDSSDEVPAEIFWKLQTPRPPTVQTEEDHESKICSRDTEGTNYNLKLTSSFYLDTKQQPASNTACEQFLKDAEVSFAAQERSFDRRLYYASGNPLLTTDAWSSYDSKVEISSPRITAPSSHEHLEFQDAHFYSLSKPMGWLKKDDLKQSAAEVSFVSGSKQIHSITRLSLGIKEINTSFSSDTSEVPLPETTAANRGFESEECTNADETSSLESQDITSTFVSSVGPSSSFIHISVKPDYYEHSRTNHPEQEQINESSTYRSTAECTQAFSCLENSTAECLSPIPRKEEDSLPKTHPEPLKDHKLETPPFVSVLPVHILEQRNSCVKADLEDSVLRTIDKDDLDDDCNNSMIESKMTDSDTGSTSVGASAAGFSTELAYNVVSAQASAVQQVHFGNCVQLFPRREAPTCCDESFFLNDLTNKKCSPGSTHEHQVLAGQGAKSAVVQGLLRSRESNMEAMQDTDYEQIPAEAATENTDFSSQKITYKCNPLVIAYSATPIEMCEKEKICMETSTDSLSEIVSEEPSLTEKDEHKPKDEDLSSLNHYEFKSKPFSNNYSYGCSLADGPVSCLSQHMSENSTLCVDNVREESSESKEHSMLNFQVVDQKEFSSKCKNLLVNEVSYLTVNVNGQDTESFPAAVCENTGDLLPESNSSIFYKTSAKANFFQSASETEHYDMLLEHVTIVKGDCDATSNHAEEARATKGCSVIHSNCLCTTCSSASTGEKNNMCKMTDSSVESDATILLETETKNKFLTEAREEKEALFESDCPEDILLVEDHFNSELGRVFEYNTDTLGTVSQEESLCIDKESKFLRNPEADPEETVVPNQNTKANAEEVKKLTPLKLNNRTNNPEKNGVEMKSIGIESVPDYPVTKVQSVTADRSGENFKGLDLSQNPKKTIDIVEVQCEFYTDLHLTPEEAEEDELQVVGTSVEHTQESKALVHSDSFFQKEESEEIIGVYSPELSVSLQSSPSAMHSHRIDFTPNAQGLPDACEGLLQMNRTRENVFNTEDIDTMELTTDRQGNILEKTEEKIDSSNLTERYMPHCLPHEDSDQENKVNVCEVTGCEEQVTTTNTEGMVITNQEDIHTDENVLFTEESPALHQVHCNRGDKEEILNQFKIPERYLTPSGLGENTLSVDDSQYHSPLEMNEDGDSEDSTDTRNTAMEDIDVYEYSVDDNISNDQYRLEEESKSLHVKENSHVYMSCSTQYPEHIASENVSVVRRPEICGQGAIGSRIVDEKAHLNAVGKTEEQMFLDNREEVELIVLQSLNELFPESKDSCHDDNRLNEILRGSQWVSTSFSTNNGDSSKQQNSAATLRSTKNIQESSVKDSLCPSVNHLLCLEVSGNSQLVQDVPTALKSHTKPSNGNAGTEAVLLYYETLMENEASIGTLVKTINKEGDSKAHSDKIQSKNEAFLQNRTTKDREEEDLFVFRNDCSASGQPVNENSFSLLCEVGSHEPEMVELKQGAEGNSFSSESDSSEDIIEDINSHEEQSVDLMINKISKDCFNSTERKGQEERDTVMPDELLFNNSSLLSSSEKEAREDMGEKTRHSLQEITSQNVLQNINTAETELQSGSSSQCDNKEKCLNTHYTLTSSNNDNARFPDVRICQGEPRHYQGHETSKDCCVDYPEIIVSENTSILSARLPDYKRKSCTPEHSAGLLNSPRSFANDLIDSSGEKCKNDAVLSEETKYFESESTILSAFSDVSQNGDEEDDSSAVTEATNAQSDKIPEEAVGTDQEGKIIRDSFQNCDDTQENKMPEYLEHYSNIFSVTLPESGVAVFQSLGKAGSKESKCAPSYFAENTPSDILLQSSKNVSVFNTCLLDDSKSPTVSQLEVSLQDTSLTEQALSGSADLHSVKEDFPQAFSEVNHPSMRAFSESSPISDINHGETGTCDRSHTSILKHSPLAVLQMQDTQSDKSVVFDEPVHASGIILLSLAKANKHYPVSDTNSASYENSAVDVEPVYGSNCQQVDNDTEFDQHHWSKVSAQKACTQHAEKVPDDSESLVLSSIPLWDTGRSVLVKEGQMRKMLNRNEEELHSSTETEHLAVKKKQGKTVDKEHLEQQTKVSSILTNELAVPEVLEQLYSGDVNVDPEHTYDSFGPACPTNSASTDPGQLYHSALGLEKRSADLQGNCQYVPMGDDDAGRTNTGDRKEILHYKNNTGSNIQADCFSTRTDDIMGSERLKFSLMNNESTPLKFLPTNHGLPSQESKLVEFRSRRPCSMTHSTKNCKTEHRPYLQSHRLSAPALAVLSDLDDTFKASSLADSLLYSASRSLQDLNMSVEPPSPTEDDLHVIERLSKQESKNILQVKSKPRFQQRMTQTKKIANCDPKNLQNYAARIQGNQSLKDSAVHSPSSVLPTSHSSVGVKENIHSKSSSVAQCSEGRVEEAGYQPGTELFLQDSKDAMHFSSSDINPYIHPWQQEESCKIGWKQYVFGSASDVSCHQMPLNLDNRKVTRCSSVDNGLNSQNSPFHSHLSTYATAKVLSSTLSSIEGLQGWDNTRPGSESTYSSDSNKRYSNASIETLETNPENEAAKHKNPSAHPGNSSVQVDEIVLLYPSELERSSKKSPGITCEQGTQTVATARYKRQRRHQRSYTDVSARRLETNRDLFQQHSSWTSMQNLSMHLSQLIQNTSELLGNLSQQNIIDNEQSIKIYQRRTEEGAKATGTRSDSCTQTTADIGTQTEILEESQSKNEEKQVQTKSENELRPAKAVNCDFSADTADKVPKRKEKTFSLEERPQEGAEMRNLGNTDFHDSLDSILEDSFMCLPLLHRTSTLDFQKPTLNAQQHIAPASARVSSITSSSVSSGQDDSSCTVVSSPTISTFQSPSSYAQDKRSVNELEVPAERKLRYKNTLLVDRASSPILTLSASPKSQNAFSKPFCPIKEPLGYSSDASNPLHSQRKQRSGPHSGMEPHVDSFSQTETDSECSVTRDSRGTRNAPGSFLDKKAAKKLLGNDDSKAVEQQHRLTVGTHTTICAKRLYHSSSTLEVSGRTEFLTDDVRDPSPLAHSLHCMYVTGRGRSVLGGIGHENYVGNSDTALTHNHSPPDSDLLFNPKHSATCSSQANVNQSSEPLAGAASLQFHDLWKNENSCSLLSDVSDAQISLQNDNTNSITETECDTEIPLKKSTTSVKPYRPRSYSLRDLPIHNKFSNWCGVKGSPPPSSLSLSGSATDLHSQAESKPGSQQTVEIEGKSQLWGSRSREIERLQRERAQIMSGIHLDLHQHPLTVELTEAKLNYGIGETDALLRVLQSGTADDLMAVPVKQQLYERHMRTIETLRKEREKRLQRYHRSRSLSPQKHLSLLQTLDASHRDLDLPSRRREYLQQLRRDVVENTRVQEPKRRSIQHPSEIELMLRDYQKAREETKTEIARARDKLRERAEQEKRRIREQIFAQLQKEEARLKTLASTSTLCTESSLSLSSGPTSGYNSSNTATYTASKLSSWEGQFSSGSALLSRDTRGRSAVRNSQLFMIEQLQKDSALEDSGIEPPLPSDSISCRFTHGLTISVSSSSTQGYQDLSKHILANATTEVMAACSHNLRNLYTCQAAAGWKYQCTEKEVLVYYKVFPSATKHGFLGAGVIERPLAYVWGLVRDLGKRHLYDRSINTARIHRKITSHIQLVYLVTDTSLCYLQQPRDFCCITVEAKEKNLSILAIQSVYDASMPHPCKDVVRGEILPSAWILEPDVVNGRDITRVIYMAQVDLGAPAIPARLLSSIAKRQPLVIARLAHFLAS